A region of the Kribbella sp. NBC_01245 genome:
CTGACCTCCACGTCGCGGATCCTCGACCCGCAGTACGTCGGCCAGGAGCACTACGACGTGGCCGTCCGGGTGAAGCAGATCCTGCAGAAGAACAAGGAACTGCAGGACATCATCGCCATCCTCGGTGTCGACGAGCTTTCCGAAGAGGACAAGATCGTCGTCGCCCGTGCGCGCCGGATCGAGCAGTTCCTGTCGCAGAACACGTACATGGCGGAGAAGTTCACCAACGTGCCGGGTTCGACGGTGCCGCTGAAGGAGACGATCGAGTCCTTCAAGAAGATCACCGAAGGCGAGTGCGACCACATCGCCGAGCAGGCGTTCTTCAACGTGGGTAGCCTCGACGACGTCGAGCGTCGTTGGGCAGAGCTTCAGAAGGAAGCCTGATGGCTGAGGAATCCGGTAAGCACCTCGAGGTCGCGCTGGTCGCGGCCGAGCGGACCGTGTGGTCGGGCGAGGCGACGATCGTCATCGCCCGCACCACCGACGGCGATATCGGCATCCTGCCCGGTCACGCGCCGTTGCTGGGCCTGCTTGCCGGCGGCACCGTTCAGGTGCGGACCACCGACGACGAGTACTTCGTCGCCGCCGCACCCGAGGGGTTCATCTCGGTCGCCAACGACCGGGTCTCGATCCTCGCGGAGCACGCCGAAATGGCCCACGAGATCGACCTGGAAGAGGCTCGTCACGACCTCGATCGGGCCCGCGCCGCGGGTGTGATGGACGAGGCGCACGCGGAACATGTGCGACTCGCCGAAGCCCGAGTGAGGGCCGCCGAGTCGGCGTCCTGATCCGACCTGCCATAATTCAATAACGTCACTTTCAGTACTGCTCGGGGCCGGTGCCGAACAAGGTGCACCAGGAAGAGGTCGGCAAGATATGAGGACAGTCCTCGATGTGGTCGGGGTCTGTTTGCTTGCCGCAGTACTGCTGCTGGTTGCTTTCGCGTGCCGCCGTCGCTTGATCTCAAGGGACGGCGGCACGTTCGATTGCAGCCTGCAATTGGCGGAGAAGGACCACGGCCGCGGCTGGGCCCTCGGTCTCGCGCGGTATGTGGGCGATGACCTGCAGTGGTTCCGCGTCTTCAGCCTGGCCTGGTGGCCGAAGCTGACGGTCAACCGCCGCCAGCTCGACGGCGTCACCACCCGCCGCCCGATCGGCAACGAGCCGCTGGTCACCTATGCGGGCCATGTCATAGTCGACGCCAAACTCAAAGACAAAACCGTGCATTTCGCCATGACCGAGGAAGCCCTGACCGGCGTCCTCGCGTGGATGGAATCCGCACCTCCGGGTACGCCGACCTTCCGCTAAGGCTTTCTCGCCAGTAGGCGAAGGTTCGACCCCATCAGCTTGTACGGCTCCCCGTTGCGGGCTTCTTCGACCGTGCCCGTGCCGCGCTTCTCCTCAATCCGGGTCCAGCTCGCGTACAGCCGGTTGATGACGTCGTCGAGCTCCTCCCCAGTCAGCGGGAACTCCACCAGCGCAGGCCGTACGACGCCCGTCATCTCGATCTCGTAGCGGTCGTAGAACACCTCTAGGCAGTGCAGGCCACCCGGCTTCGTGCCGTCCTGCATGCGGCGCAGTAGGTCCTCAAACGCCTCCAAGTTGGATACGTGCTCAAGCGCGGATATCCCGACTACTAGATCAGCTGTCTCCGCTGGCAGCTTGAACTCCTCCAGGTCTGCCTGAACGGCTTCAACCTCCACGCCGGCCTCTGCGGCGTTCTGCAGGAGCTTCTCGTTAGCCAGCGGGAGAAAGTCCACCCCGATGACTCTCGAGCCCTCTGGCACAGCGGCCGCGATCGGCAACGTATGCCGCCCAACCCCTGCGCCGAGGTCGTACACGGTGACCGGTCCCTCGGGGAGCTGGTCTAGAGCGCGCAGTACGAGCTTGGACGGCTTGTGGAGCCACGTGCCGGGCTCGTCCAGGGCGTGACGGCTGTAGAACTCCTGGTGATAGCGGAGTGTCTCGTCGCGCCCGTTCATACCCCTAGCTGTACCCCACCGCATGCTTTGGCAGGGGTGACTATGGTCGAACCATGACGGCGATTCTGCTCGAACTGGACCTCACCCGCGGCGTTCTGACGGCACCACCCGCTAGTCCGGTGGCGGCGTTCCGCGCGCGGCATTTGCCTTCGCTGCGCGACTTGGTCTCCGCATTGCGCAAAGGCGCTCGCGACGAGCACGTGCTGGGCTTGATCGCGCATATCGGTGGCCCGACGCTGACGTTGGCGCAGACGCAGGAGCTGCGCGACGCCGTACTGGCCTTCCGGGAGTCGGGCAAGAAGGCCATCGCGTGGACCGAGTCGTTCGGCGAGGTTGGCGCGGGCACCGTGCCGTACTACCTGGCGACCGGGTTCGACGAGATCTGGGTCCAGCCGTCGGGGGAGCTGGGGATCACGGGTGTCTCGGTCGAGGCCAAGTTCTTGCGGGGTGCGCTGGATAAGGCGGGAGTGGTTCCCCAGTTCGGCAAGCGGCATGAGTACAAGACGGCGGCGGACACCTTCACCGAGAAGGAGATGACCGGTCCGGCCAAGGAGATGGCGTCGCGCCTCGCGGCGTCGGCGTACGAGCAGATCGTGGACGGAATCGCCTCAGGTCGTCGGCTCGAGCCCAGCGCCGTACGGACGCTGGTGGACCGTGCACCGCTCGCAGCCGCCGATGCCGAACAGGCAGGCCTGGTGGATCGCCTGGGCTACCGGTCGGACGTTTATGACTCGCTGAAGGCGCGGCTGGGGGAGACGACTGCGCTACTTGCAGAGCGTTATGTACGTCGACGCCCGCGTTCCTTGCAGGAGAACTTGCCGTGGCCGAAGAAGCCAGTGGTCGCCGTAGTCCAGGTGACGGGCGGAATCACCGTAGGGCGCAACAGAGGCGCCGGTCCCTTCGGAGGACCCGGAGTCGGCTCAGACACGATTGGCGCGGCTCTCCGAGCTGTCGGCGCCGACAAGGACGTCCGAGCCGTCGTACTGCGCATAGACAGCCCTGGCGGCTCGTACGTCGCTTCTGACGCCATCCGCCACGAGGTTCTCCGCCTACGTGCGACGGGGAAGCCGGTTGTGGCGTCTATGGCGAGTGTTGCCGCTTCCGGCGGGTACTACGTGGCCATGCCGGCTGACGTGGTTGTAGCCGAGCCCGGGACGATTACCGGCTCGATCGGCGTACTGGCGGGCAAGGGCGTTCTACGCGATGCGCTCGGGCGGATCGGCATTACGTCAGAAGGGGTTTCCGAAGGCCAGAACGCGCGCATGTTCTCGGCCCAAGAGGAGTTCACGGACGACCAGTGGGCCCGGCTGGAAGAGACCCTCGACCGGATCTACGCCGACTTCGTCTCCAAGGCCGCCGAGGACCGCGGCATGACCTTCAACGCCTTGGAGAAGCTGGCCCGCGGCCGCGTCTGGACAGGCGCCGACGCCCACGCCAACAACCTCGTAGACGAACTAGGCGGCCTAGAACGCGCCCTCGAACTCGCCTGCCACCGTGCCGGCCTCGACCGCGACGAAATCACCATCAGCGCCCGCCCCCACAAGTCCTTCGTCGACCAACTCAAACCCCCAACCTCCACCGAGGACCTAGCCGTCCGCACCCAAGCCTGGCTCCCCACCCTCGACGGCCTAACCACCACCGCCTACGCCGCCCTAGGCCTCCCCCCAGCCGGAGCCCTAACCATGCCCCTAACCTGGCAACTGCAGTAGAACCCCCACAAAAGGCGTCCACGCCGTCGTGGGCGGGAGCCACCGACACCGTAGGTAAGGCTCTTCTGACTCATCGTGGGTCGTCGTGTACGTCCTTGGTTGCTGAGGCGATCACCGGACTCCGTGCGACGAGTGGACGCGGAGTGCACAGCCGACACGCGGGGGCAGTCCCTCGATGATGCGACGAGTGGACGCGTTATGCACCCGGCGGACCGCCAGCACCACACGGTGGCCTCAAAACGGCTGAAAAGGCGCGAAAACCACAACCGTGTGGTCCTGGCGGTCCGCTTTGCTCACCGGGGCCTTGATTCGTGGCGGATTCTGCGTCCGACCAGCCTTCTGCCGCCTGACGGCTGCGCACCACGCGTCCACTCGTTGCAGGGAGTCGGCACCCAGCCGGTCATCGCGCAACACCTGAGTACATGCGCGACCACCCATGGATAGGTCAGGTGAGCCGAAATAAAGGTTCCCAATTCGGCTCAAGGCTGGCAAGCTCCCTTCGGCATGGGCTTTACGGCCCGGATCTGCCTACTTACGTTGAGTGCCGTTGTCCTGGGGGGACTACATGCCTGTCTTGCGCCGTATTGCCGTCTGCCTGCTGATCGTCCCGTCGCTTCTCCTCGCCGGTGCTCCCGGGGCCAATGGCGCCGTTTCGGAGACACCGTCGCCAACACCCAGTGCCAGGTCGTCGGACTCGAAGAGTCGTCCGGAGACTGGTATTACCGACCGTGCGACCAGCTACGACCATCGGTTTGCCGGGCTGCCAGCGGCCGAGCAAGCGGCAGTCGAGATCACTCCTGGGATTCCACAACGCACCGTCACCAAGGGGGAGGTGATCCTCGACAAGACTCTCACTGTCACCCAGAACGCGTCGGATGTTCTGGCCATCGCGCGGGCGACCACGGCTTATGGCGCTGTCCGCGTGGATGATGTCCTGACCGTGGAAGTCACACACCAGGACGGCTCGAAGATCACCAAGAGCCTTGACTTCAGCGGCGGCTGCATCGGCTGGGTCACTCCCGCGGGCCCACTGAGTCTCTCCGGCGTGTTGGAGCCAGGGAACAACACCGTTCGCTTCATCCTGCGAGACGGATGTGGAGGCTTCGCCAGCGCAGACCCGATGTACATCGTCCCGGTGACGACCAAGGTCTCCAACCTCGCGATCCTGGGGTCCGGCTGCGATCTCTGTGCCAAGAACCCGACCGTGTCCCGTGGTTACCCGGTCAACACGGCGACCGGTAACGAGACCAAGTCCGTTACGGATCTGCAGCTGGCAGGCCCGGGCACTGCGTTCCTGTTGCTCCGTAGCTACAACTCCGCCAGCGATCATGTCGGCGCCCTCGGCCGGGGCTGGAACCATGCGTATGAAGGCCGACTGGTAGTCACGGAGGCAGGCGCGAAGGTCACCTACGTCGGGATCGACGGGCAGCAGGCCGGCTACACGCGTGCGGCGGACGGCTCCTACACACCCGGTACCGGGGTGGACGCCGCGCTCAAGAAGCTCAGTGACGGGACCTTCGAGCTACAGCAGCCCAATCACAGTGTCGCCAGGTTCTCCGCGGACGGCCTGCTCCAGTCGTTGCTCGACCAATCCGGTGTGGGCTTGCAGCTGGCACACGCCAACGGTTTGCTCTCGACGGTCACCGATGCGGCCGGTCGGATCGTTCGCTTCACTCACAATGCAGACGGACGCTTGGAAAGCGTCGAGCTTCCGGACGGTCGGTCGGTTGGTTACACCTACACCAACGGCCTCTTGACGGGGGTAAGGGACGTCCGGGGTGGAAACACCGTGTACGCCTACGATGCCGGCGGCCGTCTGAACCGAGCGACCGACCCGCTAGGCCGCGCTGTCGTCAACGAGTACGACACCGACGGCCGGGTCATCAAACAGACCGACCCGCGCGGCAAGGTAACCCTGTACACCTACGATCCGCTCCTCGGTACGACCACTACCAGGCCGGATGGGGGCAAGTGGACCGATCACTACCTGGGCAACGTGCTGATCGGAACCTCCGACGCCCGGGGCGGTCACACGTCCTTCGGTTATGACGCGAACCTCAACCTGACCTCGACCACGGATCCGCGTGGCAACACGACGACCATGACGTACGACGCCCGCGGGAACATGCTGACCCGCACGGCGCCGGCTCCGTTGTCCTATGTCGAGCGGTGGACGTACGACGCCTCCGACAACGTACTGACATCGACCGATGCCCGAGGGCAGGTCACCAGCTTCACCTACGACACGGCGAACCGAGTCACGAAGAAGTCGTTCCCGGATTCGACCAGCAACCTCTTCACCTACACGGACCTGGGCCAGCCCAAGACGCGGACGGCCGGACGCGGGCAAGTCTGGACCAATAACTACGACGCCGCCGGTAACCTCACCTCCATAGTCTCGCCCTCGGCAACACCACCTCGCTGACGTATGACGCCAGCGGGCGGCTGCTCAGCAGGACGGACCCACGTGGCACGGTGCAAGGTCAACCGTCGGAGCCGTATACGACGACGTACACCTATGACGCCGCCGACAAGGTCACATCGGTCAAGCAGCCTCCTGATGGGTCGTTGACGACGACCGGGTACGACGCGGTCGGCAATGTGATCTCCGAGCAGGTTGCGGCACCTGACACCACGGTGCTGAAGAGCGAGACATTCCGGTACGACGCGGAGAACCGCCTGCTCGAGGTCAAGAATCGCGACCGCGTGACGCTCACTCTGACGTACGACAACGCTGGCAACAAGTCATCCTCGACGGATGCTACCGGGGCGAAGACGACCTATCTCTACGACCGCGTCGGCCGCCTGGACGAGATGACCACTCCCCGCGGGAATGTCGCGGCTGCCGACCCGGTGGATTTCAGGTGGGAATACCAGTACGACGCGAACGGCAACAAGGTCCGCGAGTTTCCCCCGACCGGCGGTTACGAGGAATTCGTCTATGACGTCATCAACAGGACGTCGTCGCGACGCAGCACCCTGGGCTATAAGACCAGCTACGGCTACGACGGCAACGGAAACATCTGGACGGTGACCGACCACACCGGGCAGGTCACCAACAACACGTATGACTCGGTCGGACGGCTTGCCTCGGAGGCGCCGCCGGGATTGCAGCCGACCAAGTACACCTACGACGCCGACGGTGCGCGACTCAGTACCACGTCCCCAAGCGGTGCCTCCGTGACGAAGTGGACGTACGACGCGGACGGGCGCCAGATCACCCAGACGGATCCCCGCGGGAATGTCTCCGGAGGAACGCCGGCGGACTACACGACGACCTACGGTTATGACCCTGCTGGCAACCAGTTGACGATCAAGGACAAGCTCGGGCGAGTTACGACGAAGGCGTACGACGGCCGCAATAACCTGCTTAGCCAGAAGGATCCACGCGGCGGTTCGACGTCGTACGCCTACGACGCATTGCAGCGACTGACTTCTGTGACTTCGCCGGTTGGTGCCCAGACGACGTACAGCTACGACGACTTTGGTGACCTGGTCGAGCGGCGCAATGCCAAAGGCGCGGTCACCAAATACGGCTACAACCTTCGCGGCGAGCTCACCTCGACCACCGATCCGCTGGATCGCAAGCAGACGTTCGGATACGACCCTGACGGCAATGTCTCGGAGATCATCAAGGCCCGCGGCTACGCATCCGGTGATCTCGCCGCCTGGACGATCAAGCAGTCGTACGACGCGCGTGGTCTGCGTACGGCTGTGACGACCGCGGCGGCTGCGTCGACTTCGACCTTCAGTTACGACACCGACGGCCGGATGACCACTTTCAACGACGTCACGGGGACCACCACGCAGACCTGGAACAGCCTGAACCAACTGACGGGTGTGAACCACCCGCAGGGCAACCATGTGTACACCTACACGGCATTTGGTGGCGTTGAGTCGCGCACCTATCCCGGTGGCGGCAAGGCGGACTACGGCTACGACGCAGACGGGCGTATCACGTCGATGGCCGCGTATGGTCAGACGACGTCCTTCGCCTATGACGTCGATGACAACCTGACGAGTGCCACGTATCCCGCGGCCAGCGGATATGTGGAAACCAGGGCGTACGACCGAGTCGGGGACATCTCGTCGATCCGTAGTCAGAAGAACGGTGTGTCCACACCGCTGAGTCGCTATGACTACGTCCGCGATGGGGTCGGTAATCCCACCTCGATCAAGCGCACGCGGGGAACGACGGTCTACGACGAAGCGTTCGAGTACGACGGCGCGAACCGCCTGACCAAGAACTGCGTCGAGGCGACCAGTTGTGCGTCGGCGAGCAAGCACGTCACTTACGGGTACGACGCAGTCGGCAACAGGGAATCGGAAACTCGTGTAGGGGTGGCGAACCCGGGCACGATCACGACCGCCTTCGACGCGGCCGACCAGATCGTGACTCGGACGAGCCAGACCGGCACTGTTTCGCAGCTGACCTACAACGCCGACGGGATGGTGCAGAACGGCCGTGAGTGGGACGTACTCGGTCGGCTCACGAAGCTCGGCGGATCGACGTTCACCTACGACGCGATGGATCTGCGGCGGACGGTGCAGAGCGCGGCCGGTACGAAGAAGATGTCTTGGGACATCAACAACGAGTTGCCCCTGCTCAACGTGGTCTGGCAGACCGACAACAGCTACTGGCGCTACCGGTACACGCCGGACGGGATGCCGATGTACGTCGAGCACCCAGGCAAGTCCTACCCGATGTCGCTGATGATGCACGACAACATGGGCACGGTCACCGACATCGTCGACAATGCCGGGGCCGGCCGGTGGCGCTACGCCTACGAGCCTTTCGGCGTGCGCACTTCCTCGGAGAAGCTCCAGACGGTCGCCGAGGACCCGCAGTTCGGTTTCACCGGCGCCTATCTGGAGTCGACGACGGGCGAGTACCACCTCCGCGCCCGCGACTACAACCTCTGGGGAATCTTCTCCGCACGGGACCCGCTGCAGCCTGATGTCGCCGATCCCTACGTTTCGGCGTATATCTATGCCGACCAGCGTCCCACGGTTCTAACCGACCCCAGCGGCCTCGTTCCAGGCTGGCCCGAGATCTTGGGTGGCGTCAAGACCGGTGCCAAGTGGCTTGGTCAAGGTGCGGTCGGCTCCGGGGGCGGCCTGGCTCAGCTCTCCGAGATGGTGCCGGTGACGGGGCAGATATCGCAAGGCCTGGACCTCCTCGGTCTTGGAACCTACTCGGAGCAGTACTACTGGCTGACCAACAAAGCCGTCGGTGTCACCGGTGACGAGACCGCCACTCGCATTGGCGAGTTCTTTGCCCCGATCCCCGGCGGGACTGGCGTCGTGGCATGCAGATCAGCATCGAAAGCGATCCCAAGAGCCATCGATTCTGCGGCCGTCATGCTCGCGCGGCGAAGGCTGGGCGCTGTTCTGCCCACAAACATAAACGATCCCGCTGCTAATGCACTGGCGCAAAGGATCGGCGGAGTCCCTTCAGCGCGATTTGCCAAAATCGATCGTGAGTTCGATGTGATATCGGACAAATATGTGGCCCAAGCCAAGCCTGCCAACTTCCAGCTGGGCTCGTCTTTCCGCGGCCAGGCTAAGGCAACATTCGAAGCGGCTAAGGCAACTGGGCGGACGCCGTACTTCCAGTTTGACGGTCCGCCGTCAAGAGACGTGTTGCGAGCGCTGGAGCGCTACGCCGCGAAGTACGGTATCAAGCCGGTCATCGATGTGCAACCCCTGAAATGAGTCCGACATGTACGATCTCCATGCTTGGTTCCGGCTCGCCGAGACCACTACAGATGCTGATGTGGGCGGCCTCGAATCGGTGGTCAGAGAAATCAACCGACTTGTGTCTATCGCCACTGGGCATACTCTCCGCGCGGAAGTCTTTCCATTGAACGGGACTTACTACGTCACTATCACGTGTGATGCGAACCGAAGGCGCGCGCATGAATCGGACGCTATCGAGAGCATTATCGCCGCAATAATGTCCGGAGCACCTGGTTCATTTGGCCTGATCTATGACCGAGATGATGAGGCGCCGGAGGCTCAGGATGCGAATGCGTATCGCGTGAGGGTCCTGGCGAGAGGGACGCTGTCTATTCAGCCAGATCCGTTCTTATCGCCCTGCGTGCCAAGGATTGAGGACTGACCGACCCGTTGCGGCCAGAGCTGCCATGTCGGTTGGCCGACTGCAATATCAGGTGTTGCGACGGACTATCGGAAATCTTCCGGCTGAATGCCTCGACCGACTCGCGAGGAGGCGATCAGTCGATCGGCTGTACGTGCCAATACCGCATATGCAAGGCAACGGCTGGGTCCGCTCGGCTCTACCCCGGAGTGATTCCACCATGACGACCACAGCTTTGCTATTTCTCATCGATTGGTTCGCAGCTCATTGCGACGGCG
Encoded here:
- a CDS encoding F0F1 ATP synthase subunit epsilon; protein product: MAEESGKHLEVALVAAERTVWSGEATIVIARTTDGDIGILPGHAPLLGLLAGGTVQVRTTDDEYFVAAAPEGFISVANDRVSILAEHAEMAHEIDLEEARHDLDRARAAGVMDEAHAEHVRLAEARVRAAESAS
- a CDS encoding DUF2550 domain-containing protein is translated as MRTVLDVVGVCLLAAVLLLVAFACRRRLISRDGGTFDCSLQLAEKDHGRGWALGLARYVGDDLQWFRVFSLAWWPKLTVNRRQLDGVTTRRPIGNEPLVTYAGHVIVDAKLKDKTVHFAMTEEALTGVLAWMESAPPGTPTFR
- a CDS encoding class I SAM-dependent methyltransferase, translated to MNGRDETLRYHQEFYSRHALDEPGTWLHKPSKLVLRALDQLPEGPVTVYDLGAGVGRHTLPIAAAVPEGSRVIGVDFLPLANEKLLQNAAEAGVEVEAVQADLEEFKLPAETADLVVGISALEHVSNLEAFEDLLRRMQDGTKPGGLHCLEVFYDRYEIEMTGVVRPALVEFPLTGEELDDVINRLYASWTRIEEKRGTGTVEEARNGEPYKLMGSNLRLLARKP
- the sppA gene encoding signal peptide peptidase SppA, whose protein sequence is MTAILLELDLTRGVLTAPPASPVAAFRARHLPSLRDLVSALRKGARDEHVLGLIAHIGGPTLTLAQTQELRDAVLAFRESGKKAIAWTESFGEVGAGTVPYYLATGFDEIWVQPSGELGITGVSVEAKFLRGALDKAGVVPQFGKRHEYKTAADTFTEKEMTGPAKEMASRLAASAYEQIVDGIASGRRLEPSAVRTLVDRAPLAAADAEQAGLVDRLGYRSDVYDSLKARLGETTALLAERYVRRRPRSLQENLPWPKKPVVAVVQVTGGITVGRNRGAGPFGGPGVGSDTIGAALRAVGADKDVRAVVLRIDSPGGSYVASDAIRHEVLRLRATGKPVVASMASVAASGGYYVAMPADVVVAEPGTITGSIGVLAGKGVLRDALGRIGITSEGVSEGQNARMFSAQEEFTDDQWARLEETLDRIYADFVSKAAEDRGMTFNALEKLARGRVWTGADAHANNLVDELGGLERALELACHRAGLDRDEITISARPHKSFVDQLKPPTSTEDLAVRTQAWLPTLDGLTTTAYAALGLPPAGALTMPLTWQLQ
- a CDS encoding DUF6531 domain-containing protein, whose protein sequence is MPVLRRIAVCLLIVPSLLLAGAPGANGAVSETPSPTPSARSSDSKSRPETGITDRATSYDHRFAGLPAAEQAAVEITPGIPQRTVTKGEVILDKTLTVTQNASDVLAIARATTAYGAVRVDDVLTVEVTHQDGSKITKSLDFSGGCIGWVTPAGPLSLSGVLEPGNNTVRFILRDGCGGFASADPMYIVPVTTKVSNLAILGSGCDLCAKNPTVSRGYPVNTATGNETKSVTDLQLAGPGTAFLLLRSYNSASDHVGALGRGWNHAYEGRLVVTEAGAKVTYVGIDGQQAGYTRAADGSYTPGTGVDAALKKLSDGTFELQQPNHSVARFSADGLLQSLLDQSGVGLQLAHANGLLSTVTDAAGRIVRFTHNADGRLESVELPDGRSVGYTYTNGLLTGVRDVRGGNTVYAYDAGGRLNRATDPLGRAVVNEYDTDGRVIKQTDPRGKVTLYTYDPLLGTTTTRPDGGKWTDHYLGNVLIGTSDARGGHTSFGYDANLNLTSTTDPRGNTTTMTYDARGNMLTRTAPAPLSYVERWTYDASDNVLTSTDARGQVTSFTYDTANRVTKKSFPDSTSNLFTYTDLGQPKTRTAGRGQVWTNNYDAAGNLTSIVSPSATPPR
- a CDS encoding restriction endonuclease fold toxin, whose amino-acid sequence is MQGQPSEPYTTTYTYDAADKVTSVKQPPDGSLTTTGYDAVGNVISEQVAAPDTTVLKSETFRYDAENRLLEVKNRDRVTLTLTYDNAGNKSSSTDATGAKTTYLYDRVGRLDEMTTPRGNVAAADPVDFRWEYQYDANGNKVREFPPTGGYEEFVYDVINRTSSRRSTLGYKTSYGYDGNGNIWTVTDHTGQVTNNTYDSVGRLASEAPPGLQPTKYTYDADGARLSTTSPSGASVTKWTYDADGRQITQTDPRGNVSGGTPADYTTTYGYDPAGNQLTIKDKLGRVTTKAYDGRNNLLSQKDPRGGSTSYAYDALQRLTSVTSPVGAQTTYSYDDFGDLVERRNAKGAVTKYGYNLRGELTSTTDPLDRKQTFGYDPDGNVSEIIKARGYASGDLAAWTIKQSYDARGLRTAVTTAAAASTSTFSYDTDGRMTTFNDVTGTTTQTWNSLNQLTGVNHPQGNHVYTYTAFGGVESRTYPGGGKADYGYDADGRITSMAAYGQTTSFAYDVDDNLTSATYPAASGYVETRAYDRVGDISSIRSQKNGVSTPLSRYDYVRDGVGNPTSIKRTRGTTVYDEAFEYDGANRLTKNCVEATSCASASKHVTYGYDAVGNRESETRVGVANPGTITTAFDAADQIVTRTSQTGTVSQLTYNADGMVQNGREWDVLGRLTKLGGSTFTYDAMDLRRTVQSAAGTKKMSWDINNELPLLNVVWQTDNSYWRYRYTPDGMPMYVEHPGKSYPMSLMMHDNMGTVTDIVDNAGAGRWRYAYEPFGVRTSSEKLQTVAEDPQFGFTGAYLESTTGEYHLRARDYNLWGIFSARDPLQPDVADPYVSAYIYADQRPTVLTDPSGLVPGWPEILGGVKTGAKWLGQGAVGSGGGLAQLSEMVPVTGQISQGLDLLGLGTYSEQYYWLTNKAVGVTGDETATRIGEFFAPIPGGTGVVACRSASKAIPRAIDSAAVMLARRRLGAVLPTNINDPAANALAQRIGGVPSARFAKIDREFDVISDKYVAQAKPANFQLGSSFRGQAKATFEAAKATGRTPYFQFDGPPSRDVLRALERYAAKYGIKPVIDVQPLK
- a CDS encoding Imm7 family immunity protein; its protein translation is MYDLHAWFRLAETTTDADVGGLESVVREINRLVSIATGHTLRAEVFPLNGTYYVTITCDANRRRAHESDAIESIIAAIMSGAPGSFGLIYDRDDEAPEAQDANAYRVRVLARGTLSIQPDPFLSPCVPRIED